attaatatagtaatttaaaatacggaatttaaacagaataggtaaggaagaagagaattataccaatccggcctatagcacggaaaaaccacgaattaatgtgattgggcgaaaaagaaatcgaatacgaacacacacacacacgtccgtgtgtgcgcgcgggagagaggggcgacgagcacGGCTGGCGCGCGGGACAAGGCAGCAGGGCACGCTAGGTGCGCGCGGGACAAGGCAGCAGGGCGCTAGGCGCGCGGACGAAGAGAGAGGGCGAGCGAGTGTGGGTGTGAGGCTGGGCGAGTGAGGGCAgcacacaacacaacaacaccgCAACAAGGAGAGGAAGGGGGgtgtgggcgctgggcgcgcgcgaagAGGGAGCGAGCGAGGGCGAGAGGGAGTGCAGCGCGGGGCGCGACACACTCGAAGGCACAAGGCAGCGTgcgggcgtgaggccgagcacgcgagggcacgagcactGCTGTGAGGCGTGcggtgccgagcaaagagaggagaggagagatggagtgaggggcaagaaaacaaaagagggtttataaattttaggggctcatttaatgatgggggagtcctatttataggctccctaatcccttgatgggctaggcttaggagatttgagttgggcttaggaaacaatgattgggctagcttaggatttaatttaaactctttggattgagcttgattaataaaacaaactggactttttatttaaaaacccgaagcttttaaaaatcatttgcaactcatttaatttcccgactcaagaattaaattcgtttcataattaattaaaataataaatattctaattaattaaaatacattaaatacatttaaatattatttaaatgctaataaatcgtaaaattatttataaatataataaaatatatttataaatattataaaaatacgaggtattacatatgGTTATCCTTTTTATAGACTATGTATAGATTACTAAAGTTTTGTGCAAATAAGATCATTTGATTTATCACTGTCACAAcaaatattataaattattaattttaatatcattatattaatattaaaaaGAGTTTAAAAATAACACTTTTAATGATAATGGCCATGTACGAAAAAACTAGCGGTGATGGATAGTGGTTGGCGGTTGAATAGCGGGTAGAGATGAATAGTAGCAAATAACATTAGTTGTCAAAGAAGCGGGTAATTAGTGGAGTATGAGCTAGTGTTCGGTAAAATATATAGCGATTCACAAAGTAAAATACAATAAAAACTACTATAAATATATAGTATATATATTGCttaaactttattataaatttatcaaACACAACCCGcaactaattttaacgtttgacaaaagcttcCCAACCGCTACCGCTACCTTACTGAACACTTGCAAATTTGCAAGTAGCGTATTGATTAGGCCAAAAGTCAAAACGCTACTCACTATCTCAAACATTTTGCTTAATGAGATATTAGACAAGATAAGTAAAATGAATTACGTTTAAAATAATCaccctaaaaaaaaattagatttaAGATAATGCAGGTTATGACATCCTTAGAGTATGTGTATTCATAAACTATTTAGGGGGTGTTCAACGATAGcttttgaggtagcgggtaatATTTTGACTAGGTCAAGACACTACTTGAAAAATTAAGAGTATTTTTCAAAGTAATGGTATAGGTGGTAGTAGGGGCGAGAGGAACCGGGTATCCGGTCAAAACTTAAGGAACTGGTACCGGATTCTATCAGAACCGGGTCTCAATTTTTTGAATCAATCCTGTAACCTCAAACTGGGTCTAAATTTTTTGGAACCAGTACCAGAATCGGGTATCGGTTCCTAAAATTTAGAACTGGAACCGGTTCTGCCGGTACTGACTCCGAATCAGAACCCGCCAGATTCTTTACATTTTTCGGTCCAGGACCGGATACCCAGTATTCCTGCTCACCCTAACACGTAGAGAATAATATATGATCCGACTTCATCCAAACTCAAAGTTATCCGTACCGATTTTAATCGACTCCAATAAAACACTGACCCGACATAATTCAATTTTAACGTGACCCTAACCGTTTATAACCGACTTGAAACCAATTCGATTACAGATTTGACAGCCCTTGAAGTACATGTTAGAGTTGTTCAAGCTCCATTTAAAAGTCCCGACACGACCTAATTTTAAATGGGTCAGAgccttttaattttcaaatgggCCAGGCCTTAAACAAGTAACCCAATCATGACACGTACCTTAACGGTTCATACAAATACAATCATCGGCCCTTAATGGGACTGGACGGGTCCAAATACACTAAGCTAGCTCCTACTGTATTGTTTCTCCGTTTTACAAATATGGTttaatgtcaaaaaaaaaaaagtcgaaCAAATATGGAAAATCACTCGGCTCTTGTAAAGAATCTCCACGCTCAAAATATGATTTATACACCtgggtgcacaatgctcactaTGCACCCTATTTTTAAAAGAacgaaatgtaaagaacatatCATTCATATCCATAGAACATATattaaatgaacatatagttcaaataatTCATTTGTAtatgtacattgaaatcatttTTCATGTTCTTTAGATACTCAACAAATGTTTTTCAGGATGCACAATGAacactgtgcacccgggtgtataatccaaattgcggaGCGCTATATAAAAATGCATAAATTATCAATATAAGACATTAGgacttttttgttaaaaaaaaaaaaacaaacaatcgCTCCTACGTACCTTTAATTTCCTAATACATACACTCATATAATTATTCATGGAGTAATTAATTAACATGCTCCCTGATATAATTACCCTGTACACAACAAACccatttatattaaaaaaaaaatcaacaatttttttttttaaaccaaCATATACTTGTGTTAGTTGTATTAtgatgaataaataaaaaataattaatcatgCACTGCGAGCTAACATCTCCTGGAATTCAATAAGAGACTGTTCTCTCTGTATTTGCATCTCTTGTCGAAACCTTGAAATAAACTCTTCTGCCCTTTCATCAACTGTTCCTCTAATATTCGGCATCGATGAAACTACCTCTTtccaattattattattattctttacTTTCTTCCTTTTCTTTGCGCCACCGCCACCACCTCCGCCGCGGCCTTCTTCTCTTATCGTATTATTATTACTTGTTGAAGCTGCTTCCATTATTGTAACACCAACACCCGCTTCTTTCGTGGTGGTCGACGACGACAAGGACTCCCCGAAAAGGCGATCAACGTAGACCGTTGCAGGACTATTAGGGCCGGAAGTGTACGGTTCAAGATGTTGATAGTTGTACTGATTGAAATAATAAAAGTCACGTGACACACCGCGAGTTGCACGAGCTGGCTGCGGCGTAGGAATAGAACGGCGACGTTTTTGGGGGCGGAGATCGAAAAGGAGGGAGGCGGTTCTCGTGACGGATCTAGGGAGAGTGCTGAGGCTGCGACTGGTGTCACGGAAGTTGCGGAGTTTGGGGGAAAGAGAGGACTTGAAGGAGTTCCAAGCCTTCTTAGAAGAAGAAGGTAGTTGTTTAAGCTTCTTAGGGAGGTAGAAGCAAGACATCAATTATTATAGGTTTAGTTTTGAAGAATGGAATAATTTTGAGtttgtgtttggtttttttctgAGTTTTTAGAGGGTTTTAAATGTTGAAGAAAGGGTGCCTTTATACCTAAGTTTCCGGTTGTTACAATGTTCCTGCTAGGCTGGGATTTGGTACAAGATGCTTTTtgctaaacttttttttttttgaaaatttacaTTTCTTATAAAAGAATGTGGGATATTTAGTTAACGGTCCTACCGTATGGTGTATCACCCACCTCCTATATTCAATTGAAATATGAATGAGCATGATGTCACTGTTAAATAAGTGTCAGACGATCTTATAGGAAATCTATTATAGTTAGCTAGTTCTTTTGTTTGAAGGTTAAAGGAAAAATTaagtttctttttatttaaattcTTGTAAAAGACTGATGGACAGTTAATTATATTAACTGTCAGACCATATGCTATACGTCATCCACCTCCTATTCAATTGACATTATTATTGATCGAATATGATATGATAGTTAAATAAGTGTCGGAAGAAGCTGAGATCTACTAGCTAGTTGTTTTGCTTGAAGATTAAAGGACAAACCAAGGGTTTCTTTTTATTTAAGTTCTTGTAAAAAAACTAACTGATAGTTAGTTAATTGGCAGAGTATTCAATTAACATATTATGAGCATGATCTGGCAGTTAATAAATAAGTGCCAGACAATCTTATAGGAAaacactatttttttttttgtaccacccggttcacccttatggctaatccggattcggggcgattTCTGAGTGGATATGTTTCATTCCCTTCTCAATTGGTGTTGCGGAGGATCGATCACGGGTAATTCGCATCAGGTTCAGCATCAATCACTACTGAATCAACATGCAATTGGTATAGAAAAACACTAATTAGTTACCCCGTACTTTGTTTGAAGATTAAAGGAAAAAGTGAAGGTTTTTTTCCCTCAGCGCGCTGGCTGCCTTTTTGGTTAGGAACATGGTTAGTGAGGTGGGGACTTTGACGTACATGATATATGTTTTTGTTACGTACAAACATGTACTAACGACTTTGTTTTTGTAAGCGGATTAGagtttatttatatttaagGAAACATTAAACTGTAATCAATTAGCAAGTAATTCCATTTTAGTATGTTCTGTTAGATAATACTCTAACAATATAGTGTTTAGATAGGTTAGTTATTGGCGTTGTATATGAGTTAAAGCTGAGTTGGCATGATCTGTGGTTCAGTTGTGGATAAGATTAGAGTTATCTAAAATATGGTTGAATTATTTTAATGGAGTTCAAGATACATGTGAGTTAGGAAGAATAATACATCTAAACGACTTCTACAAATTTTCCAAATTAGTCATGTGTTATGCCCAAATTACACTAAAATTTAATATGGGGTGGTTATGGCGTGGCTTAGGGTAAGATCTATCCTTAGTAAAGAGTAACAAATGCATGTTTCCGACCTAGTACTCCATCCACTCTTAATAGGTTATCGGTTTttgtttgagagaaaattaaccTTTGTTGTGTAAAGTGAAAGTAATGACCAATCCAAAACCACACATGTTCCGGCATTGGAATCGGGTGGTGTAGCCGGGGTTTAAGATCTTGAGCGTGTAGTGAGTTCCTACAAAGTGAACCTCGAGCCCGGGGGAGGTTCCCCGGATCGGGGCCTTCGAAGCCCAACATTAGTATCCAGTAGATAATatagagagaaagtagagatgAGAGTGTGAGTGGAGGAGCCTCTCTTACCTCCCCTCCATAAATGAGTATTTACAGGGGTTTGTAGAATGTTAGGTCATAGACTTGAGCCTTGACCCATTTACACTTTGGGCCCATTTTATGGATAGTATGTTATGCTTGTATTTAAATTGGGCCACGGGAGTATCTCGTACAACTAGCGCACTCAGAGTAAGTACAACCATCTAAATTGCTGTGCTTGCTCTGAGAAAGTGAATCATCCCGTACAACACCATAAGTTTAATTCTCTTTATTAGAAAAGTCGGCCATTTTTCCCTCAGGATCCTTAGTTTCCTAGCTAGGAGAACATTTCTTTAGGTCGGAGCCAGACGTACAACGTTTGCATGTTTGTGTGTTACTTTACGTTGTTAACTATGTTAAGGATTTGATACAGATAATAACGTGTCACTATTTTTTAGGgtataaaattattttccattATAAGCCCAAACAAACTCGCCGAAAATAGTAGATTCTCATGAAAAAATTGCAGCTTATCACTGAGGCTAGCAGCTAGCATGTATTCAGGGGCAGACATTTGGTCTGACCTAAGTGAGCTAGGCCTCCCAACACCAAAATTTTGCATTGAAAATTTAGTTCCCTTGGTATTTTATTGtataaaatttgttttatattgcctaatttttctatttttcttgtTAAACTGTTTAAGATCCGCCATAAATATATCCGAGTCATTAGTTGTCATTGTTTACTTTTTGTTACTGCAATCCCAATTTCATTGCTGCGTAGTTAAGTTTCCTTGTGCGTGGCCTTGAGTAATGGATAGTGACTTAAGCACTTTAATGAAATTATAAAGGAGAAATATACAGTAGAAAAGACTTGGCTTCTCCGCCCACATCCGGgcaaattattttttttggtttcgcTATAAAGAGTTTCTACCACTTTTGACGAGTGAACTAATTTCTTATGGGAGTTTGTATGAGTATTTCGTTGGGCAGTATCCCTTCCAGAGttccagttgagattttttcttaCCCAACGCTCGAACCTAAGACCTTAATTTATGAGCAAAAGATCCTTAACCACCCACATCAACCACCATTAGTATATTCGGGCAAATTATAATAGGCGCAGGCACTTTCGGCAACACAACTTGATATATATTGCACGTGGAGGCCCGGAGGACCCAACCTATAACGCACCATACAGTACTAATTAAATTTCCCCTTAACCCCACTTGACTAATTATTACTTTTTGTTTTTCTATTCATTTATCATATCCTTATCATTTCCTAGCTATGATTTTTTAAGGGAAAAATTGGACCGGAGTTGAATATTATGAGCTCATAGTCTTATAACAACACCTTCCCATTATCCAAAATAAGGATATACTACGTACAAGTCTATTAATTAATAAGCATTTTTCATGTGTGTAGGATTAATttataatatactccgtatgaaaACATGGTGGTAAACCATATACTCTCATTTTCGATTACAAATTGGTTTTAGTATGACAGATACCTTAGCTTAATAGCTTATTAAAATTGCATCGTGTTAATTGTCCGATCTCCTTGCGACTCTTGCAAAACAAtaagaaatatttaatattacaAATAATGGTACGTGGAGCAGACCCTTaagtcattttttttttggtgtgaatGAGCTATAaggaaaatataaatttataaatggGAGAGTTAATCGAACTAGATACCTACTGTTAAATTCCTCCAATTTTAACCACTATACCAATCACTATAAAATTATGCATCAATTACACTATAAAATTATGCATCAATTAGAGatggattttgagacggatacaaTAAACGTCTCTAACTTGAGACGAGTTACTAAAACTTggtctctaaattaaaattgagatgaaaTTGTACATAGTGTTTCAAACATTCCGTCTCAAGTTTGTAATGGATTCGcaaaaattccgtctcaaattttTTTGAGACGCCCTCTATAGAGACGCCCTATTTATgtctcaaatccgtctctaagcatcattttgagacggatttggactatatagagacgaaattcctcgtctctataaaatgattattttgtagtggggtccccgaggcggagcctccgatGCTGTTTAGGGGGAGAGAGTGTAGTGTTCCGGCTTCTCTATGGTTAG
This genomic stretch from Spinacia oleracea cultivar Varoflay chromosome 3, BTI_SOV_V1, whole genome shotgun sequence harbors:
- the LOC110787353 gene encoding uncharacterized protein, which encodes MSCFYLPKKLKQLPSSSKKAWNSFKSSLSPKLRNFRDTSRSLSTLPRSVTRTASLLFDLRPQKRRRSIPTPQPARATRGVSRDFYYFNQYNYQHLEPYTSGPNSPATVYVDRLFGESLSSSTTTKEAGVGVTIMEAASTSNNNTIREEGRGGGGGGGAKKRKKVKNNNNNWKEVVSSMPNIRGTVDERAEEFISRFRQEMQIQREQSLIEFQEMLARSA